GACCTGGCTGTGGCCGCCAAACACCTGATGGGTGAGTCCACATCCAGGAGGAGGATTCTCATTGTGGATCTGGATGTACATCAGGTACATGACTTCCAAGGGGTCAGCCTTTAactctttggttttatttttgaggaagaaatatttaataatagtggATGAATCATTGAcatttgaaactgaaaaaaagaaactgttgTACTGACCAAAATGCTGTTGCTTTcctgaattatatataatattcatgttttttcccccctctgttCACTAGGGTGATGGCACAGCATTCATATTTAAGGATGAACCCGATGTTTTCACCTTCtcagtgcattgtgggaaaaaCTTTCCTGTGCGAAAGCAGCAGAGTGACCTAGATGTCAGTTTGGAAGACGGCATTGAAGACAAAGAGTATCTTTCCAAAGGTATTTTCATTTAATACTCATTCATTTTACACCTACACAAAAACATAAGCAGATCACTTTTTGACTTGTAAATCATTTCTTTAAATctctattaaaggaatagttcatacaaaatgaatatttgctgaaatttgactcaacctcaggccatccaagatgtagatgagtttgtttcttcatcagaacagatctggagaaatttagcattacatcacttgctcactaaaggattctctgcagtgaatgggtgccatcagaatgagagtccaaacagctgataaaaacatcacagtaatccacacgactccagtcgatcaattaacatcttgtgaagcggaAAGCTTTGTTTGGATAGCACAAATTCATCATTAGGGCATTGTAACTTTAAACCCTTTAAACCAAACAAATTAGCATataatccataacaacacttcctccagtgaaaaagtccatcccctgttgtcctctcacatcaataTCCATTGacgtttttgtttaaaatttgttttcgcttgtatacagtatttattgtGCATATTTCCCTCTTGATTCAGATAATTTTTCACtaaaaaagcaacattatggACGATATTATGAGgacatttattgtatttcattgtattgtattttaaccAGAAGttatggtttgaagttaaaaacgtcttaatgatggatttgtttcctataaacacgcagcttttcacttcataagatattaattgatggactggagtcgtgtggattacttctgggttattctgatgtttttatcagctgtttagacacTCCattccattggtgagcaagtcatgtaatgctgAAATTCCCCAAatttcttggatggcctgagggtgagtacattttaagaaaatttttttttttggatgaactactccTTTTAGTAATCCTAGGTGTGGTGCTTTGGTAAAATGCATTAAGTCATTTCCTGTACAGTCCAGGAACACCTCCCTTGGTTACTGGAGAGAATCCGGCCGGATCTGGTGCTGTATGATTCTGGAGTGGATCCACACTGGGAGGATGAACTTGGAAGACTTCGTCTCACAGATGAAGGTAAATCCTTTCACTCCATTACGCACATCATATATCGTAAAATCAAAGCAGTATTTAATGTAATTGACTCTTCAATGTCTTTGTGCATTTTACCCGTCATAGGACTTTACCGGAGGGATCTTTATGTACTTCAGACAGTCATTAAAAAGGGCATTCCTGTGGCTACTGTCATTGGAGGAGGCTATTCCAGAGATATTGATCGACTGGGGCACAGGCACTCAATAATTCACAGAGCTGCATCAAAGGTGAGCTCACAGAATTCATAATGAAGGTTACATGGTATTTCATAGATCTGCATGAATTGAACATGGATATTATTGGGTGCctttaatctatatatttattaattttatttattgggtattttttttttattattcattattttactaatgttttttctcttgactgttttgctatgatccctttatatatatatatatatatatatatatatatatatatatatatatatatatatatatatatatatatatatatatataaaataaaaataaagttggaAAATTGTCAGAAAGATACATGCCATGCTGCTGTTTTTACATGTTGATGTTTTTAAGAAGCAGATTTTGCTTTCATAGTACTGCTTTCTGACCTCTTTATCGCAAATATAAAAAGCAGTATTGCACTTTCAGAGGATTCTATGCTTTTAATGGTTCCCATTTCTGCATTTAGGTTTGGAGAGAACATGGACTTTAACTCAAGGATGAAAATGGACAGCAGGTGCTAAACAATCTAAGATTGTTGGGTGCTGAAAAGGACCATATGAACGTTTGGCAGTGCCATAATCACTGTGTCATAGCAATTGTATGCAAtagattttatgaattaaaatgccATATTTATTCAAGCAATCCTTTCAATTCTTactcttttaatatttattattattatttataaatagttgtgttttacaaagaaaaaaaaaccttacttggcagttaaaattacagtttggctcattattattattattattattattagtagtagtagtagtatattaaatatttaattaattttcactataaaaatacatgaatttgATTTTGAGCCCAGTAGATCATATAAAAACAGTGCTtgtattatactatttattaatgataaaaagtaatttaaataattcctaataatacattttcttatctaaatacatatataatataaa
This portion of the Cyprinus carpio isolate SPL01 chromosome A15, ASM1834038v1, whole genome shotgun sequence genome encodes:
- the hdac12 gene encoding uncharacterized protein SYNPCC7002_A1628, whose translation is MHGTWRRSFNAEHTCLESRALPIIHHVKYICDLPENHRFPMGKFPKVLESLLRDQVITDKQVWAPKIASTELLRRVHTEEYLSNFISGEISEKDQRRTGFQWSSGLVQRCRYETGGTVLAGEIAVQRGLACSTAGGTHHAFPSYGSGFCLLNDLAVAAKHLMGESTSRRRILIVDLDVHQGDGTAFIFKDEPDVFTFSVHCGKNFPVRKQQSDLDVSLEDGIEDKEYLSKVQEHLPWLLERIRPDLVLYDSGVDPHWEDELGRLRLTDEGLYRRDLYVLQTVIKKGIPVATVIGGGYSRDIDRLGHRHSIIHRAASKVWREHGL